Proteins co-encoded in one Longimicrobium sp. genomic window:
- a CDS encoding cobalamin-binding protein, with amino-acid sequence MFPVPRRLRISPAAALAAALLAGCGGRADGGARARSASADSAVSVVDDAGRTVRLDRPARRIVALVPAVTETVISIGAGGSLVGRTDYDRGEMVERLPSVGGGLDPSIEKLVSLHPDLVLGWETSGRTELRDRLTALGIPVFAMKIEDTTDVFRSVRNLGALTGRGRAADSVSASIRRELDAVRASVASSPRPSVFFLVWNDPPMTAGARTFVSQVIEIAGGRNVFGDQAALWPSVSMEEIVRRQPDFVLVPVGERGMVRLEAMRTAVGWRELRALREGRGVPVPSQVVNQPGPHLAEAARAIRDAIHPGVKGR; translated from the coding sequence TTGTTTCCGGTCCCTCGCCGGCTCCGCATCTCCCCCGCCGCCGCGCTGGCGGCCGCGCTCCTCGCCGGGTGCGGCGGCCGCGCGGACGGCGGCGCGCGCGCGCGTTCCGCATCCGCAGACTCGGCCGTCTCGGTGGTGGACGACGCGGGGCGTACGGTGCGGCTGGACCGTCCCGCGCGGCGCATCGTCGCGCTGGTGCCCGCGGTGACCGAGACGGTGATCTCGATCGGCGCGGGCGGCTCGCTCGTCGGGCGGACGGATTACGACCGGGGGGAGATGGTGGAGCGTCTTCCCTCCGTCGGCGGCGGGCTGGACCCCAGCATCGAGAAGCTCGTCTCCCTCCATCCCGACTTGGTGCTGGGATGGGAGACGAGCGGGCGCACGGAGCTGCGCGACCGGCTGACCGCGCTCGGCATCCCCGTGTTCGCCATGAAGATCGAGGACACGACCGACGTCTTCCGCTCGGTCCGCAACCTGGGCGCGCTCACCGGGCGCGGCCGCGCGGCGGATTCCGTCTCCGCGTCGATCCGCCGCGAGCTGGACGCGGTGCGCGCGTCCGTGGCCTCGTCTCCCCGCCCTTCCGTCTTCTTCCTGGTGTGGAACGACCCGCCGATGACCGCGGGGGCCAGGACGTTCGTGTCGCAGGTGATCGAGATCGCGGGGGGACGGAACGTCTTCGGCGACCAGGCGGCGCTCTGGCCCAGCGTGTCGATGGAGGAGATCGTCCGCCGGCAGCCGGACTTCGTGCTGGTACCCGTGGGCGAGCGGGGGATGGTGCGGCTGGAGGCGATGCGCACGGCGGTCGGCTGGCGCGAGCTGCGGGCGCTGCGCGAGGGGCGCGGCGTGCCCGTTCCCTCGCAGGTGGTGAACCAGCCGGGGCCGCACCTGGCCGAAGCGGCGCGGGCCATCCGCGACGCCATCCACCCCGGGGTGAAGGGGCGATGA
- a CDS encoding iron ABC transporter permease encodes MRPLARLALLAAIVAAALLLAVRLGAVPLTLRQVVDGVRGAGDPTNVAIVRRLRLPRAVLAAMVGGSLAASGATFQALLRNPLAEPYILGISGGAAVGAVFAIALGGAAASGGIVAAAALAGAVIAIVLVFRIAAVVGRALDTRILLLAGVVVGAFFNACILLALTFADADAFRSAIFWIMGSFSGATWRGISLLAVAMVPALVLLMALARPLNLLSVGEETAAYLGTRVERTKLLAYGTASLLTAGAVAVSGVIGFVGLVVPHVVRMLWGPDHRFLIPASVLLGAAFVVLADTLARTAAAPTELPVGVVTAFVGVPFFVWLLRGRGA; translated from the coding sequence ATGAGGCCGCTCGCGCGCCTGGCCCTGCTCGCGGCGATCGTGGCCGCGGCGCTCCTGCTGGCCGTGCGGCTGGGTGCGGTGCCGCTCACCCTGCGCCAGGTGGTGGACGGCGTCCGCGGCGCGGGGGACCCGACCAACGTGGCCATCGTGCGCCGCCTCCGCCTCCCCCGCGCCGTGCTGGCGGCGATGGTGGGCGGCTCGCTGGCGGCCAGCGGCGCGACCTTCCAGGCGCTGCTGCGCAACCCGCTCGCGGAGCCGTACATCCTGGGGATCAGCGGCGGCGCGGCCGTGGGCGCGGTGTTCGCGATCGCGCTGGGCGGCGCGGCGGCGTCGGGGGGGATCGTGGCGGCGGCGGCGCTGGCGGGGGCGGTGATCGCCATCGTCCTCGTCTTCCGCATCGCCGCCGTCGTCGGGCGGGCGCTGGACACGCGCATCCTGCTGCTGGCGGGGGTCGTCGTCGGCGCCTTCTTCAACGCGTGCATCCTCCTGGCGCTCACCTTCGCGGACGCGGACGCCTTCCGCTCGGCCATCTTCTGGATCATGGGAAGCTTCTCCGGCGCCACCTGGCGCGGCATCTCCCTCCTGGCCGTGGCCATGGTCCCCGCGCTGGTGCTGCTGATGGCGCTGGCCCGCCCGCTCAACCTCCTTTCCGTGGGGGAAGAGACCGCCGCGTACCTGGGGACGCGGGTGGAGCGGACCAAGCTGCTCGCCTACGGGACGGCGTCGCTGCTGACGGCGGGCGCGGTCGCCGTGAGCGGGGTGATCGGCTTCGTCGGCCTCGTCGTCCCCCACGTGGTGCGGATGCTGTGGGGGCCCGACCACCGCTTCCTCATTCCGGCGTCGGTGTTGCTGGGCGCAGCGTTCGTGGTGCTGGCGGACACGCTGGCGCGCACCGCCGCCGCGCCGACCGAGCTGCCCGTGGGCGTGGTGACGGCGTTCGTCGGCGTCCCCTTCTTCGTCTGGCTCCTGCGCGGGAGGGGCGCGTGA
- a CDS encoding ABC transporter ATP-binding protein, producing MNGWSCRGVTFRYPESNRPAVDGVTVEIPAGTCTAVLGPNGSGKSTLLRLLLGTLRPSAGSVELDGRAVGDWGREEIARAVGVVPQGEEAAFPMTVREMVAMGRYPHLGPWRREGDADRRAVERAMRRCDVLAFAHRPISTLSGGERQRARVARALAQEPRALALDEPTAALDISHEMAIFELLRDLGRAGTTVLLVTHNLNLAARYADRLVLLDRGRIAAAGAPEEVLTRETVERVYGWPVRIDRHPGPGPDAGAPQVVPLSGEACAQMSGAREAADAA from the coding sequence GTGAACGGCTGGAGCTGCCGCGGCGTCACCTTCCGCTATCCCGAGTCGAATCGCCCCGCGGTGGACGGGGTGACGGTGGAGATCCCGGCGGGGACGTGCACCGCCGTGCTGGGGCCCAATGGCTCGGGAAAGTCGACGCTGCTGCGGCTGCTGCTGGGAACGCTGAGGCCGTCGGCGGGATCGGTGGAGCTGGACGGGCGGGCGGTGGGGGATTGGGGACGGGAGGAGATCGCGCGCGCCGTGGGCGTGGTGCCGCAGGGCGAGGAGGCGGCGTTCCCGATGACCGTGCGGGAGATGGTGGCGATGGGCCGCTACCCGCACCTGGGCCCCTGGCGCCGCGAGGGCGACGCCGACCGCCGCGCGGTGGAGCGGGCCATGCGCCGCTGCGACGTGCTGGCCTTCGCGCACCGCCCCATCTCCACCCTTTCCGGCGGCGAGCGGCAGCGGGCGCGGGTGGCGCGCGCGCTGGCGCAGGAGCCCCGCGCGCTGGCGCTGGACGAGCCCACGGCGGCGCTCGACATCAGCCACGAGATGGCGATCTTCGAGCTGCTGCGCGACCTGGGCCGCGCGGGGACCACGGTGCTGCTGGTGACGCACAACCTGAACCTGGCCGCGCGCTACGCCGACCGCCTGGTGCTGCTGGACCGCGGCCGCATCGCCGCGGCGGGCGCGCCGGAGGAGGTGCTCACCCGGGAGACGGTGGAGCGCGTGTACGGCTGGCCCGTGCGCATCGACCGGCACCCCGGCCCCGGCCCGGACGCCGGCGCGCCGCAGGTCGTCCCCCTCTCCGGCGAGGCGTGCGCGCAGATGTCCGGCGCGCGGGAGGCGGCGGATGCGGCGTAA
- a CDS encoding TonB-dependent receptor — protein MRTALLVIALLLISRTPLLAQFPGELAGTVTDAATGAPVAAAAVELAGTALAARTDGAGAFRLRGLEPGSYHVVIRRAGYALQDVAATVRNGETARISITLQPVPVTLSALTVTAEAEAAGGSVGRAEIEASGARTAAEVVERVPGVVVRGSGPTGARTVSIRGSAADEVLVLVDGAALNDPVTGEADLSAVPASSVERVTVLPGARTARYGPRAQAGVVLVETRAAAARQSLELSAGTLGEWSGGGEMGMAVGRTAWSAGGHLRRIGGGFDYLRDANDPTRVRRTNDDLGEWSAFGAVSSPLAGGELRVRGGWDALRRGLPGTGHTPSPDAREEMGRGRASLGWRRVGARTTLSARVTGAAQRVRFADPAPPFGLPYDDTTRVRTGDVRVEAERALGDVGLVRTVGGGIDAGAQHVDAGALSDRAPRTRHDFGAFAHAAGGISISRLPLDLSAEGRVDRDGVAREWFASRALAAGTRVGALRVQVANRSSFSPPSLGDQFFREGVGVVPNPALRPERVPSEWEISSSLGVERGGAGLTVSAAGYTGDVKGMIVWLPDFAFRWSPRNVDVARRGMDARAEANFPAAGLRVAGSWSIARITYILDGRDSGIQVAYRPARSGLLTAAWAPGPWRAELAARYTGLRYPAPAKVNALPGFWSADLGVSRAWRLGRWAATGALTIDRIFDEKQSLIAGYPEPGRRVRFDLRLTRAGIHHP, from the coding sequence TTGCGGACCGCGCTGCTCGTCATCGCCCTGCTGCTCATCTCCCGCACGCCCTTGCTGGCGCAGTTCCCGGGGGAGCTGGCGGGGACGGTGACGGATGCGGCGACGGGGGCGCCGGTCGCGGCGGCGGCGGTGGAGCTGGCGGGGACGGCGCTGGCGGCGCGGACCGACGGCGCGGGGGCGTTCCGGCTGCGCGGGCTGGAGCCCGGATCGTATCACGTCGTCATTCGCCGGGCGGGATATGCGTTACAGGATGTCGCCGCGACGGTGCGCAACGGCGAGACGGCGCGTATCTCCATCACCCTCCAGCCGGTTCCGGTCACCCTCTCCGCCCTCACGGTGACGGCGGAAGCCGAGGCGGCGGGTGGCAGCGTGGGACGCGCGGAGATCGAGGCGAGCGGCGCGCGCACCGCCGCCGAGGTGGTGGAGCGCGTCCCCGGCGTGGTGGTGCGGGGGAGCGGGCCGACTGGTGCGCGCACCGTCAGTATCCGCGGGAGCGCGGCCGACGAGGTGCTGGTGCTGGTGGACGGCGCCGCGCTGAACGACCCCGTGACCGGCGAGGCGGACCTGAGCGCCGTCCCCGCGTCGAGCGTGGAGCGCGTGACCGTGCTCCCCGGTGCGCGGACGGCGCGGTACGGGCCGCGGGCGCAGGCCGGCGTGGTGCTGGTGGAGACGCGCGCCGCCGCGGCGCGGCAATCGCTGGAGCTTTCCGCCGGCACCCTCGGCGAATGGTCGGGAGGAGGGGAGATGGGGATGGCGGTGGGGCGGACGGCGTGGAGCGCGGGCGGCCACCTGCGCCGCATCGGTGGCGGCTTCGACTACCTCCGCGACGCGAACGACCCCACCAGGGTCCGCCGCACCAACGACGACCTGGGCGAGTGGAGCGCGTTCGGCGCGGTGTCCTCTCCCCTCGCGGGCGGCGAGCTGCGGGTGCGGGGGGGATGGGACGCCCTCCGCCGCGGCCTTCCCGGCACCGGGCACACGCCCTCGCCGGACGCGAGGGAGGAGATGGGGCGCGGGCGGGCGTCGCTGGGCTGGCGGCGCGTGGGCGCGCGGACGACGCTCTCCGCGCGGGTGACGGGCGCCGCGCAGCGCGTCCGCTTCGCCGACCCGGCGCCGCCGTTCGGCCTGCCGTACGACGACACCACCCGCGTGCGCACCGGCGACGTGCGCGTGGAGGCGGAGCGGGCGCTGGGCGATGTCGGTCTCGTGCGGACCGTCGGCGGCGGGATCGACGCGGGGGCGCAGCACGTGGACGCCGGCGCGCTGTCGGACCGCGCGCCGCGGACGCGGCATGACTTCGGCGCGTTCGCGCACGCGGCGGGGGGCATCTCCATCTCCCGTCTCCCGCTCGACCTCTCCGCGGAGGGGCGGGTGGACCGCGACGGGGTGGCGCGCGAGTGGTTCGCCTCGCGCGCGCTGGCGGCCGGGACGCGGGTGGGCGCGCTGCGGGTGCAGGTGGCCAACCGCAGCTCGTTCAGCCCGCCGTCGCTGGGCGACCAGTTCTTCCGCGAGGGAGTGGGCGTGGTCCCCAACCCGGCGCTCCGCCCCGAGCGCGTGCCCAGCGAGTGGGAGATCTCGTCGTCGCTGGGCGTGGAGAGGGGCGGCGCGGGGCTCACCGTCTCGGCTGCCGGGTACACGGGAGACGTGAAGGGGATGATCGTGTGGCTCCCCGACTTCGCCTTCCGCTGGAGCCCGCGCAACGTGGACGTCGCGCGCCGGGGGATGGACGCGCGGGCGGAGGCGAACTTCCCCGCGGCCGGCCTGCGCGTGGCCGGCTCGTGGTCCATCGCCCGCATCACCTACATCCTGGACGGGCGGGACAGCGGGATCCAGGTGGCGTACCGCCCCGCGCGCAGCGGCCTGCTCACGGCCGCGTGGGCGCCGGGGCCGTGGCGCGCGGAGCTGGCCGCGCGCTACACGGGGCTGAGGTACCCGGCCCCGGCGAAGGTAAACGCGCTCCCCGGCTTCTGGAGCGCGGACCTGGGCGTGTCGCGGGCGTGGCGGCTGGGCCGCTGGGCCGCGACGGGCGCCCTGACGATCGACCGAATCTTCGACGAGAAGCAGTCGCTGATCGCCGGCTATCCCGAGCCGGGGCGGCGGGTGCGTTTCGACCTGCGCCTGACGCGCGCGGGGATCCATCACCCCTGA
- a CDS encoding DUF4097 family beta strand repeat-containing protein, with the protein MKLSVNPIAVAAVAMLALAAPAHAQRDFDWSGAVAPGATLRVFTVNGTVTVRQSSGGTARIHAETQNASSGDEIRYVTARSGGDVRVCAVRGDATCDDNGVHSGRGTAWRNRRAKGNFTVEVPRGVVVRVSSGNGDVTVDGATADVHASSGNGDVRVGTGAAQVRVSTGNGAVMVDGARGPVNASSGNGRVAVTTSNGPVSASTGNGRIEVALASLRGAGDMSFSSGNGPVVLTLPADFSADVEASTGNGGFQSDFPLRVVGRMSSHRVSGTIGQGGRRLHISTGNGSITLRRAGT; encoded by the coding sequence ATGAAGCTGTCCGTCAACCCGATCGCCGTTGCGGCGGTGGCCATGCTCGCGCTGGCCGCCCCCGCGCACGCGCAGCGCGACTTCGACTGGTCGGGCGCGGTCGCCCCCGGCGCCACGCTCCGCGTCTTCACCGTGAACGGCACCGTCACCGTGCGGCAGTCGTCGGGCGGCACCGCGCGCATCCACGCCGAGACCCAGAACGCGAGCTCCGGCGACGAGATCCGCTACGTCACCGCCCGCAGCGGCGGCGACGTGCGCGTCTGCGCCGTGCGCGGCGACGCCACCTGCGACGACAACGGCGTGCACAGCGGCCGCGGCACGGCCTGGCGCAACCGCAGGGCGAAGGGGAACTTCACCGTGGAGGTGCCGCGCGGCGTGGTGGTGCGCGTGTCCAGCGGCAACGGCGACGTGACGGTGGACGGCGCCACCGCCGACGTGCACGCCAGCAGCGGCAACGGCGACGTGCGCGTGGGCACCGGCGCCGCCCAGGTGCGCGTGAGCACCGGCAACGGGGCGGTGATGGTGGACGGCGCCCGCGGCCCCGTGAACGCCAGCTCGGGGAACGGCCGCGTGGCCGTGACCACGTCGAACGGCCCGGTGAGCGCGTCCACCGGCAACGGGCGCATCGAGGTGGCGCTGGCGTCGCTGCGCGGCGCGGGCGACATGAGCTTCTCCAGCGGCAACGGCCCGGTGGTGCTCACGCTGCCGGCCGACTTCTCGGCCGACGTCGAGGCGAGCACGGGGAACGGCGGCTTCCAGAGCGACTTCCCGCTGCGCGTGGTCGGGCGGATGTCGTCGCACCGCGTGTCCGGCACCATCGGCCAGGGCGGGCGCCGGCTGCACATCTCCACCGGCAACGGCTCGATCACGCTGCGCCGGGCGGGGACGTGA
- a CDS encoding efflux RND transporter periplasmic adaptor subunit, translating to MDIPRKPAKSRRRWVYGGGALAAVALVTLALTRIGPAAPGVDRATVWTDTVRRGDMARQVRGPGTLVAEDIRWISAVTQGRVESKAVQPGTSVAAGTILVTLSNPDVERQALEAQRQLTAAQAELTTLRTNLQNQLLTQQGAVAQIQALHNQAQRQAQSAEALARQNMVSSQELAKARDDAADLETRLNVERQRLDFMRGSMRQQVAGQESQVTMLRRLAAFNQTQIASMQVRSPQNGVLQELPVELGQWVNSGATLAKVVQPGRLKAVLRIPETQAKDLTVGQRASVDTHNGVVAGHVARIDPASQNGTVTVDVALDGALPRGTRPDLSVDGTVEIDRIPNALFVGRPAYGQAESTVAMFRLLPGGGEAERVSVRLGRGSASTVEVLGGLNAGDVVILSDMSQYDGNARVKLK from the coding sequence GTGGACATCCCCCGCAAGCCGGCGAAAAGCCGCCGGCGCTGGGTTTACGGCGGCGGCGCCCTTGCCGCGGTGGCGCTGGTGACGCTCGCGCTCACCCGCATCGGCCCGGCCGCGCCCGGCGTGGACCGCGCCACCGTGTGGACCGACACCGTGCGCCGCGGCGACATGGCGCGGCAGGTGCGCGGCCCCGGCACGCTGGTGGCCGAGGACATCCGCTGGATCAGCGCCGTCACGCAGGGGCGCGTGGAGAGCAAGGCGGTGCAGCCGGGAACCTCCGTGGCGGCGGGAACCATCCTGGTCACCCTCAGCAACCCCGACGTGGAGCGGCAGGCGCTCGAGGCACAGCGCCAGCTGACCGCCGCGCAGGCGGAGCTGACCACGCTGCGGACGAATCTCCAGAACCAGCTTCTCACGCAGCAGGGCGCCGTGGCGCAGATCCAGGCGCTGCACAACCAGGCGCAGCGGCAGGCGCAGTCCGCCGAGGCGCTGGCGCGGCAGAACATGGTTTCGTCGCAGGAGCTGGCCAAGGCGCGCGACGACGCGGCCGACCTGGAGACGCGGCTGAACGTGGAGCGCCAGCGGCTGGACTTCATGCGGGGCTCCATGCGGCAGCAGGTGGCCGGGCAGGAGAGCCAGGTGACCATGCTGCGGCGGCTGGCGGCGTTCAACCAGACGCAGATCGCGTCGATGCAGGTGCGGTCGCCGCAGAACGGCGTGCTGCAGGAGCTTCCGGTGGAGCTGGGGCAGTGGGTGAACTCGGGCGCCACGCTGGCCAAGGTGGTGCAGCCTGGCCGGCTGAAGGCCGTCCTCCGCATCCCCGAGACGCAGGCGAAGGACCTGACGGTGGGCCAGCGCGCCTCGGTCGACACGCACAACGGCGTGGTGGCCGGCCACGTGGCCCGCATCGACCCCGCGTCGCAGAACGGCACGGTGACGGTGGACGTGGCCCTGGACGGCGCCCTGCCGCGCGGCACCCGGCCGGACCTGTCGGTGGACGGAACCGTGGAGATCGACCGCATTCCCAACGCGCTTTTCGTCGGTCGCCCCGCCTACGGGCAGGCCGAGTCGACGGTGGCGATGTTCCGCCTCCTTCCCGGCGGCGGCGAGGCGGAGCGCGTGAGCGTGCGCCTGGGCCGCGGCTCGGCCAGCACGGTGGAGGTGCTGGGCGGGCTCAACGCGGGCGACGTGGTGATCCTGTCCGACATGAGCCAGTACGACGGGAACGCGCGGGTGAAGCTGAAGTAG
- a CDS encoding helix-turn-helix domain-containing protein — translation MKRRNARRVIVLDGLRLNGLDRLDPPYVVEPPVGWEELETAVRTAPPSAVVLLDPYAGRRAGDAFPRLRELLRHYPSLTVVAAFELGADTVADVQTLLEWGVSEMIDTGPEGTPRGIHARLRQAHARPLKRRLEKSFLTFVGAEARNLLMGAAEVAVEGGGAPDLARALSVAPRTLTERCARADLPPPRQVQAWMRILLACMLLDDPGRTVYAAAWACGYSTDRSLRRAVSAFVGADATTLRRGGAFAQAAGAFNAVLREIREAARERRRAERVSRVED, via the coding sequence ATGAAGCGGCGTAACGCGCGGCGCGTCATCGTTTTGGACGGACTCCGGCTGAACGGGCTGGACCGTCTGGACCCCCCGTACGTGGTGGAGCCGCCGGTGGGGTGGGAGGAGCTGGAGACGGCGGTGCGCACCGCACCGCCGTCGGCCGTGGTGCTGCTGGACCCGTACGCCGGCCGCCGCGCGGGCGACGCCTTTCCACGGCTGCGCGAGCTGCTGCGGCACTACCCGTCGCTCACGGTGGTGGCCGCCTTCGAGCTGGGCGCCGACACCGTGGCCGACGTGCAGACGCTGCTGGAGTGGGGCGTGTCAGAGATGATCGACACCGGGCCCGAGGGCACGCCGCGCGGGATCCACGCGCGGCTGCGGCAGGCGCACGCGCGCCCGCTGAAGCGGCGGCTGGAGAAGTCGTTCCTGACCTTCGTGGGGGCCGAAGCGAGGAACCTGCTGATGGGCGCGGCCGAGGTGGCCGTGGAGGGGGGCGGGGCGCCGGACCTGGCGCGGGCGCTGTCGGTGGCGCCGCGCACGCTCACCGAGCGGTGCGCGCGCGCCGACCTGCCGCCGCCGCGCCAGGTGCAGGCGTGGATGCGCATCCTGCTGGCGTGCATGCTCCTGGACGACCCCGGCCGCACCGTGTACGCGGCGGCCTGGGCGTGCGGCTACTCCACCGACCGCTCGCTGCGGCGCGCGGTGTCGGCCTTCGTGGGCGCCGACGCCACCACGCTGCGCCGCGGCGGCGCCTTCGCGCAGGCGGCCGGCGCCTTCAACGCCGTGCTGCGGGAGATCCGCGAGGCCGCCCGCGAGCGCCGCCGCGCCGAACGGGTGTCGCGCGTGGAGGATTAG
- a CDS encoding superoxide dismutase family protein, whose amino-acid sequence MMKGMIRTALGGAAVMVLAACGSAAPGGGGGSPTPLTFTVPLYDAQGQEVARATLTQAGRDTVHLAVDATRLPAGTHGTHLHEAGRCEPPQFTTAGGHLNPLARKHGLRNPQGPHLGDLPNLVVGANGQGHMEARILASLRPGQPPIFDVDGTALVVHAGADDMVTDPSGNSGARIACAVIATPAVGS is encoded by the coding sequence ATGATGAAGGGGATGATCCGGACCGCGCTGGGCGGCGCGGCGGTGATGGTGCTGGCGGCGTGCGGCTCGGCGGCGCCGGGGGGCGGCGGGGGATCGCCTACGCCGCTCACCTTCACGGTGCCGCTGTACGACGCGCAGGGACAGGAAGTCGCCCGCGCCACGCTCACGCAGGCCGGGCGCGACACCGTGCACCTGGCGGTGGACGCCACGCGCCTGCCCGCGGGAACGCACGGCACGCACCTGCACGAGGCCGGGCGCTGCGAGCCACCGCAGTTCACCACGGCGGGCGGGCACCTGAACCCGCTGGCGCGCAAGCACGGCCTGCGCAACCCGCAGGGCCCGCACCTGGGCGACCTTCCCAACCTGGTGGTGGGCGCGAACGGGCAGGGGCACATGGAGGCGCGCATCCTCGCCTCGCTGCGCCCCGGCCAGCCGCCGATCTTCGACGTCGACGGCACCGCGCTGGTCGTCCACGCCGGCGCCGACGACATGGTCACCGACCCGTCGGGCAACTCCGGCGCGCGCATCGCCTGCGCCGTCATTGCCACCCCCGCCGTGGGGAGCTGA
- a CDS encoding tetratricopeptide repeat protein, translating to MDAPTAPVLSLDEARALRASGQWQPLAERTTALGDEELFREPELAFLSAVGHRRIGRTTRALELLRQVEPEARRRGDQRLLAEVVNLTGIVLWESGRSAEAEVRFGELLESAVEWGDEEATARACNNLGVLANVRGRRDLALTYYQRALAAYQRLGNVGGLSQTHHNLGISYRDLRFDREADAHFGRAVELAEQSQQEDVVALAEVERANLRVRWGDGRLAGEMARRALERFRRISDPTGAAQAIRVLGLAARAEERDDDAAARFDEALEIARTHDDALLRAEVQRDRGTLLRDRGDLAAAREALADSMENFAQIGAAAEAEAIRGLIDALDG from the coding sequence ATGGACGCCCCGACCGCTCCCGTCCTTTCGCTCGACGAAGCCCGCGCGCTCCGTGCGTCCGGCCAGTGGCAGCCGCTGGCCGAGCGGACCACCGCCCTGGGCGACGAGGAGCTGTTCCGGGAACCCGAGCTCGCTTTCCTGAGCGCGGTGGGCCACCGCCGCATCGGGCGCACCACGCGTGCGCTCGAGCTGCTGCGCCAGGTGGAGCCCGAGGCCCGCCGCCGTGGCGACCAGCGGCTGCTGGCCGAGGTGGTGAACCTCACCGGCATCGTGCTCTGGGAATCGGGCCGCTCCGCCGAGGCCGAGGTCCGCTTCGGCGAGCTGCTGGAGTCGGCGGTGGAGTGGGGCGACGAGGAGGCCACGGCACGCGCCTGCAACAACCTGGGCGTGCTGGCCAATGTGCGCGGGCGGCGCGACTTGGCGCTCACCTACTACCAGCGCGCGCTGGCGGCCTACCAGCGGCTGGGGAACGTGGGCGGCCTCTCGCAGACGCACCACAACCTGGGGATCTCGTACCGCGACCTGCGCTTCGACCGCGAGGCCGACGCGCACTTCGGGCGGGCGGTGGAGCTGGCCGAGCAGTCGCAGCAGGAGGACGTGGTCGCGCTGGCCGAGGTGGAGCGCGCCAACCTGCGGGTGCGCTGGGGCGACGGGCGGCTGGCGGGGGAGATGGCGCGCCGCGCGCTGGAGCGCTTCCGCCGCATCTCCGACCCCACCGGCGCCGCGCAGGCCATCCGCGTCCTGGGCCTTGCCGCGCGCGCGGAGGAGCGCGACGACGACGCGGCCGCGCGCTTCGACGAGGCGCTGGAGATCGCCCGGACGCACGACGACGCCCTCCTGCGCGCCGAGGTGCAGCGCGACCGCGGCACCCTCCTCCGCGACCGCGGCGACCTGGCCGCGGCACGGGAAGCGCTGGCGGATTCGATGGAGAACTTCGCGCAGATCGGCGCCGCCGCCGAGGCCGAGGCCATCCGCGGCCTCATCGACGCGCTCGACGGCTGA